Genomic window (Marinobacter szutsaonensis):
CACGGGCTCCGGGCTATGCTTTGAAAATCGGTGGCTAGTCTAGCGTTTTGGGTGCGCTCGCGGAAAGGGTCTGAATGGCAAAACAGGAAAATCAGGACGATCAGGAATACAAAGCACGGGCGGCCGCACTGAGATTGCTGGCTCGCCGTGAACACAGCCGTCTGGAGTTGTCCCTGAAACTCAGGCAGCGCCGCTTCGATAATGGTCTGATCGAGGAGGTGCTGGACGAATACGAGGAACAGGGGTGGCTTGATGACCACCGGTTTGCCGATGTCTATGCCCGCCAGAGAATGGATCTCGGTTACGGCCCGCTCAGGATTCTTGGCGAGCTGCAGCAACGGGGCGTTCACCATACGCCGGAGTGCCTCGATGCCATGACCGATGAGGGCTGGTGTGCGGTTGCCGTCAAGCTACGGGAGCGGCGGTTCGGCCTGTCAGACCTGGAGGACGACTGGGATACCAAGGTGAGACAGGCCAGATTCCTGAATCGCCGCGGGTTCTCGGCTTCCCAGGTTGAACGGGCCCTGGAGGCCCGCGAACTCCCGGAGGACTGACTTCCCGCAAGTCTCAGAGAGTCGGTGGGATCAGTCCCAGCTCTTTGGGCAGGCTGGCTCTGAGCGCGGAGGTTGCGGGCTCTTCCGGCGTCGTGGTGCCGGAATCGACGGAACCTGCCTCAGGCTCGATTCCCACGATCTGTGGTTCTTCCGGTTTCGCAGGAGGCGCCGGCGTTATCACCCTTGCGAGCACGTCGTAGTAGCGGCGGATATTCTGCACGTAGATCACCGGTTCCTGGCCGCGGGCAAAGCCGTATCGGGTCTTGGTGTAATACTCCTTCTGGGCCAGCAGTGGCAGGAATTCCTTGACGTCCATCCAGCGGTCCGGGTCCTTGCCGGCGCTCTCGGTCAGCCGTCGGGCGTCTTCCAGGTGGCCGAAGCCGACGTTGTAAGAGGCCAGTGCAAACCAGGTCCGGTCAGGTTCGGGGATCCTCTCCGGTATCTTGTCGTGGACCATCTGGAAGTACTTGGCACCGCCATGGATGCTTTCCTCCGCGTCCAGCCGGTTGTTGATGCCGACGTAGCTTGCCGTATTGCGGGTGAGCATCATCAGGCCGCGGACACCGGTAGGCGAGACCGCATTCGGCCGCCAGTGGGATTCCTGGTATCCGATGGCCGCGAGCAGTCGCCAATCCATATTGAAGTCCCGGGCATAGTCCCGGAACAGTTTCTCGTATTTCGGAAGGCGGTTTTCCACGTGGTGCATGAAAGTCCGGGCACCCACGTAGTTCAACCGGTCCAGGTGGCCGTAAAAGCGCTCGGACAGCTGTGCCAGAACACCGTCGTTCTGCAGGCGCTGAAGGAATTCTCCGGCCGCCTGAGCCAGGGTCCCGTCCTGTTTCTTCGGAAACAGCCACACCAATTCCCGCGGTTCGCCGAGACCGAAGGCCTCGTTCACGTGCGGGTA
Coding sequences:
- the mltF gene encoding membrane-bound lytic murein transglycosylase MltF, whose product is MSRFFNHLGAVPAHFVFLLGATLALTGCSRPSTVQEIQNEGVLHVITRVAPSMYFEGREGATGYDYELAKRFADEIGVELKVRVADDNTEVLSVLERNFAHIGMAGVSLQPDFADKYEAIPTGIQAQSVVVYHRDMEHPESLEALAGQTLHLVADSDHEHLLETSPAAGDISWEVHPGLDAPGVLARVESGEFPFAVVSSNELELNHVFYPHVNEAFGLGEPRELVWLFPKKQDGTLAQAAGEFLQRLQNDGVLAQLSERFYGHLDRLNYVGARTFMHHVENRLPKYEKLFRDYARDFNMDWRLLAAIGYQESHWRPNAVSPTGVRGLMMLTRNTASYVGINNRLDAEESIHGGAKYFQMVHDKIPERIPEPDRTWFALASYNVGFGHLEDARRLTESAGKDPDRWMDVKEFLPLLAQKEYYTKTRYGFARGQEPVIYVQNIRRYYDVLARVITPAPPAKPEEPQIVGIEPEAGSVDSGTTTPEEPATSALRASLPKELGLIPPTL
- a CDS encoding regulatory protein RecX, with amino-acid sequence MAKQENQDDQEYKARAAALRLLARREHSRLELSLKLRQRRFDNGLIEEVLDEYEEQGWLDDHRFADVYARQRMDLGYGPLRILGELQQRGVHHTPECLDAMTDEGWCAVAVKLRERRFGLSDLEDDWDTKVRQARFLNRRGFSASQVERALEARELPED